The following are encoded together in the Anopheles nili chromosome 3, idAnoNiliSN_F5_01, whole genome shotgun sequence genome:
- the LOC128726857 gene encoding ankyrin repeat domain-containing protein 13C gives MTSSFPLHECVFNGDTRKLSLLLRTHEIAEKDKHGNTPLHLAVMLGKKECTFLLLAHGAPVKVKNLQGWSPLAEAISYGDRQIISSLLRKLKQQAREQMEQRRPNLVKALKQMGDFYMELKWDFHSWVPLISRILPSDVCKIHKSGCSIRLDTTLVDFSDMRWERGDISFIFKGENSPKDSLTALDNECRCYQHVRHEETEMEIEDEVDILMSSDILAAQMSTKGISFTKAQSGWIFREDRRETVAGQYDSDLYTINGLTLEQRKRREHLSRDDLQKNKALMESLTKGGQGQQGGNDQNGEIFRRESLQPPPSSPITWEEYISAESGQYPNLGRELVYKESSKNFKATVAMSKDFPLSVEMLLNVLEVIAPFKHFSKLREFVTLKLPGGFPVKIDIPILPTVSAKITFQKFEFRDNISPDLFVIPEDYKEDSMRFPDL, from the exons ATGACGAGTTCGTTTCCGTTGCATGAGTGCGTCTTTAACGGTGACACCCGTAAGCTGTCGCTGCTGCTCCGGACGCATGAAATCGCCGAGAAGGATAAACATG GCAACACACCGCTTCATCTGGCGGTTATGCTGGGAAAGAAAG AATGTACCTTCCTACTTCTTGCACACGGCGCTCcagtaaaagtaaaaaatttGCAAGGATGGTCTCCTCTAGCAGAAGCGATCTCCTACGGAGATCGACAAATAA TCAGCTCGCTGCTGCGAAAGCTGAAGCAACAGGCCCGCGAACAGATGGAGCAGCGCCGGCCAAACCTGGTGAAGGCCCTTAAACAGATGGGTGACTTTTACATGGAGCTTAAGTGGGACTTCCACTCGTGGGTGCCGCTTATCTCGCGCATCCTGCCCTCGGACGTATGCAAGATCCACAAATCCGGCTGTTCGATTCGGCTTGATACGACCCTAGTCGATTTCTCGGACATGCGGTGGGAGCGGGGCGACATTTCGTTCATATTTAAGGGCGAAAACTCTCCCAAGGATTCGCTGACGGCGTTGGACAACGAGTGCCGCTGCTACCAGCACGTCCGGCACGAGGAGACGGAGATGGAAATCGAGGACGAGGTCGACATCCTGATGTCGAGCGACATCCTAGCAGCGCAGATGTCCACCAAGGGTATTAGTTTTACGAAAGCACAATCCGGGTGGATTTTCCGCGAGGACCGCCGAGAGACAGTGGCCGGCCAGTACGACAGTGATCTCTACACGATAAACGGGCTGACGTTGGAGCAGCGCAAGCGCCGCGAGCACCTGTCTCGGGACGatctgcaaaaaaacaaagctcttATGGAGTCGCTCACGAAGGGCGGCCAGGGCCAGCAGGGCGGCAATGACCAGAATGGGGAGATTTTCCGGAGGGAATCGCTGCAACCACCGCCGAGCAGTCCCATCACCTGGGAGGAGTACATTTCTGCGGAGTCGGGTCAGTACCCGAATCTCGGGCGGGAGCTAGTGTATAAGGAATCGAGTAAAAACTTCAAAGCTACTGTGGCTATG AGTAAAGACTTTCCACTGAGCGTCGAGATGCTGTTAAACGTGCTGGAGGTAATCGCACCGTTCAAACATTTCAGCAAGCTGCGGGAGTTTGTGACGTTAAAGCTGCCCGGCGGCTTCCCGGTGAAGATCGACATCCCCATCCTGCCGACGGTTTCGGCCAAAATCACCTTCCAAAAGTTTGAATTCCGGGACAACATCTCGCCCGACCTGTTCGTCATTCCGGAAGACTACAAAGAGGACTCGATGAG ATTTCCTGATTTATGA
- the LOC128723941 gene encoding uncharacterized protein LOC128723941: MAKITLSISVQLQALLYIAALAIILPSLSVTTASDLESFAATEALAHHHHDDLVHHHPEALLHSLAATDHSLLHHDLHHHDLHHDLHHDVHHHDVHHVHHDVHHDHVVVSAAPQPTGFWKKKLVWKPRWVKSWQEKKVYVGVWKRVWGPVQVNEWVPIPKPPPGWTKHH, from the exons ATGGC AAAAATAACGCTCTCCATTTCGGTTCAATTGCAGGCATTACTATACATAGCAGCGTTGGCCATCATTTTACCGAGCCTGTCTGTAACTACGGCTAGTGACTTAGAGAG TTTTGCTGCCACCGAAGCACttgcacatcatcatcatgacgATTTAGTGCACCATCACCCCGAAGCGTTGCTGCACAGCCTCGCCGCCACCGATCACTCGTTGCTGCATCACGATCTTCATCACCACGATCTTCACCATGACCTTCATCACGATGTGCATCATCACGACGTGCACCATGTGCATCACGATGTGCACCATGATCATGTGGTGGTAAGTGCTGCCCCACAACCGACCGGATTCTGGAAGAAGAAGCTCGTCTGGAAGCCGCGCTGGGTCAAGAGCTGGCAGGAGAAGAAGGTGTACGTAGGCGTCTGGAAGCGTGTCTGGGGACCTGTGCAGGTGAACGAATGGGTTCCGATTCCGAAACCGCCACCAGGCTGGACCAAACACCACTAA
- the LOC128726884 gene encoding uncharacterized protein LOC128726884, whose translation MSNMQPEEYENTGWLSYFSRHKTTYTAADIHKISNELNNVRKNLTATQYAYGELSSEVKALKSLQEQQRLADEYEQRASGGAGSKASKMAEKRLKEQADEIKSLKSDLACCRTDLSKQIAALKVACGEQGKKKATLAMLPGKSMANAAVTLSLESRIIATEVQLDQLATGQTERLSALEQKVGQLEQQKGSDNNPGTGDYEVRLNALEKDFTRKLQDLTDLVVELQRKLAKSEAKQVEMLQRLSTSQTTLYEQLEQRYDEQCGKLRELQVRLGHLGQRDDVDSTFV comes from the coding sequence ATGAGTAACATGCAGCCGGAAGAGTACGAAAACACGGGCTGGTTGTCGTATTTCAGCCGGCACAAAACCACATACACTGCGGCCGACATCCATAAGATCAGTAACGAGCTGAACAACGTGCGCAAGAACCTAACCGCCACGCAGTATGCGTACGGTGAGCTCAGCAGCGAAGTAAAAGCCCTGAAAAGTCTGCAGGAGCAGCAACGTTTGGCCGATGAGTACGAGCAGCGAGCTAGCGGTGGTGCTGGCAGCAAGGCATCGAAGATGGCCGAGAAGCGGCTGAAGGAGCAGGCCGATGAGATCAAGAGTCTCAAGAGCGATCTGGCGTGCTGCCGGACCGATCTGTCGAAGCAGATCGCTGCCCTGAAGGTGGCTTGTGGTGAGCAGGGTAAGAAAAAGGCCACCCTTGCGATGTTGCCTGGAAAATCCATGGCAAATGCTGCAGTGACCTTGAGTCTAGAGAGTCGCATCATCGCGACCGAGGTGCAGCTCGATCAGCTGGCCACCGGTCAGACGGAGCGGTTAAGTGCTCTCGAGCAGAAAGTAGGTCAGCTCGAGCAACAAAAGGGGTCCGATAATAACCCTGGTACCGGAGATTACGAGGTGCGGCTGAATGCGCTAGAGAAGGACTTCACGCGTAAGTTGCAGGATCTGACCGACCTCGTGGTGGAGCTGCAGCGCAAGCTGGCCAAGAGCGAAGCCAAGCAGGTGGAAATGTTGCAACGGCTCTCAACGTCCCAAACCACCCTGTACGAGCAGCTGGAACAGCGGTACGACGAACAGTGCGGGAAGCTGCGTGAGTTGCAGGTCCGTCTTGGACATCTTGGGCAACGGGACGACGTGGATTCGACGTTCGTTTGA
- the LOC128725679 gene encoding calcium-independent phospholipase A2-gamma-like codes for MSSWRAVGILSPILTGRKVSRTIPQQWDHHNQQYRYNQSQTRHALLDLRRKAIPVDRQRQVLYELVEKFEKFPHAKKFAIEEGAIELLKELQHSSDPAITEHAKLGLALLGYVPPLPGEGIRILSIDGGGMRGIIVMELLRKLERLTNRRIFDLFDLVCGVSTGAILVCALASEKNLTLTEGIHVYKKMGYKIFHRPTTFDKLSGASRLVSSHAYYDIDLWETLLKRHVGHRRIIDTVMLPNVPKFCCISTTVCDEYIDAHVFRNYTFPQNVQSVYSGNHTARLWEVVRASSAAPAYFGDFPLNGQLHQDGGILYNNPTAVAIHEAKCLWPNDEIQCVVSFGTGRTRSKSNDGQKIISHKMLGQASLSSSWKTKFLRILDSATDTEAAHTVLSDLLPPGRYFRFNPYLTEFLSMVEVQQEKILQLEKDTAAYYARNEDKFEEVADILMRKRSVLRKAYDVARYVLYR; via the exons ATGTCCAGCTGGAGGGCTGTTG GTATCCTTTCTCCAATACTCACCGGTAGAAAGGTATCGCGAACCATACCACAACAATGGGACCACCACAATCAGCAATAC CGTTACAACCAATCGCAAACTCGACATGCTTTATTAGATTTGCGTCGGAAGGCAATACCAGTTGATCGACAGCGTCAGGTACTGTACGagttggtggaaaagtttgaaaagtttccccACGCGAAAAAGTTTGCGATCGAGGAGGGCGCTATCGAGTTGCTGAAGGAACTGCAGCATTCATCTGATCCGGCAATTACGGAGCATGCCAAGCTGGGGTTAGCACTGCTTGGCTACGTACCACCCTTGCCGGGGGAAGGTATTCGTATTTTGAGCATCGACGGCGGTGGCATGCGGGGCATAATCGTTATGGAACTGCTACGCAAACTGGAACGTCTCACTAACCGTAGGATATTCGATTTGTTCGATCTAGTGTGTGGCGTTTCGACGGGAGCAATTTTGGTGTGTGCATTGG CATCTGAAAAAAATCTCACTCTCACGGAAGGAATACACGTGTACAAAAAGATGGGATATAAAATCTTCCACCGCCCGACGACATTTGATAAACTTTCGGGTGCTTCACGCCTGGTTTCGTCGCATGCCTACTACGATATCGATCTGTGGGAGACGTTGCTTAAACGCCACGTAGGACATCGTCGTATCATCGACACCGTGATGCTTCCAAACGTGCCGAAG TTCTGTTGCATTTCGACGACGGTATGTGACGAGTACATCGATGCGCATGTGTTCCGCAACTACACGTTTCCCCAGAACGTACAATCCGTATACTCGGGTAATCACACAGCCCGTCTGTGGGAGGTAGTACGAGCTTCGTCGGCCGCCCCGGCTTATTTTGGAGATTTTCCATTAAACGGACAACTGCACCAAGACGGCGGCATATTGTATAACAATCCAACGGCCGTCGCAATACATGAGGCGAAATGCCTCTGGCCAAATGACGAGATCCAATGCGTAGTGTCGTTTGGCACGGGTCGAACGCGCAGCAAATCCAACGACGGACAGAAAATCATTAGCCACAAGATGCTCGGCCAAGCTTCGCTTTCCagctcgtggaaaacgaaGTTTCTTCGCATTCTTGATTCGGCCACTGATACGGAAGCGGCTCACACAGTGCTGAGCGATTTGCTGCCTCCGGGGCGCTACTTCCGCTTTAACCCGTATCTGACTGAATTTTTATCGATGGTCGAGGTACAGCAGGAAAAGATCCTACAGCTCGAAAAGGATACGGCCGCGTATTATGCGCGAAACGAAGACAAATTCGAAGAAGTCGCTGATATACTGATGCGCAAGAGATCAGTACTGCGCAAGGCGTATGACGTCGCTCGATACGTGCTTTACCGTTAG
- the LOC128723942 gene encoding Fanconi anemia group I protein, translating to MPPNLAPTIIKHGQKRNYVELKALMEKINATQLVDMVVSNIDTIDGYTLWHFALLGLAHSDQCAKKRFQLVMAVLQHMNVVELSTKQMFDIIARLLTDLPSLKPEQMVEICELCIESIRGGDPKCLSWKHLLPQAILQLCSNAGRLNANGLLLTGTEYRQKLLEEIFKMKLQPAILTPLCGMFRDLILSRDETSIFVTKISDSLKHTEPLELPPLVCQLFHVCLKHSSLLVVPLMALQKYFHKNYYKKLLSSENSDTTDFDSIDRYSDSEMREAEETILYHLSNVTEFRVDESQTVAMFKPFQNNPEVLLTPFFVAALLAMSRINRQPDTTDVVSSPIMAFLIKLIAISEKEREMCTQSAWCQGRIETYTVARIEQLFSVLTDNSQEGKEVVTPGLIHLAFALLLTKKQTKLHGIAINFFQLFIKKRFIFGNGIIAKIKKYLFADLEETQFHTCLTTLSLTNTLTVSECTNTIQFIMDYLLLINGTYAMQFIAFIFPLLRISHSIRDRYIEVLRKAMYHGETSTRLMGVFGFCSLLKQLKNNNSRRSVMGSAGGNYTQLSISGMSLLSQAAYGSPNNPNIHFDMLTLEIMGILRKCFTQTVEVREMLYEALRRAAEFNTQLLPHVLQFIDWHFESFFGENPEESFRIEFDKSVRYKGEYDEDEPSDEQRPIVVYDNVGRLTAFMVHCVVLCDQHHVPHDTNAVKKSLQLIVERIDNLGTNDMGITDPMDGKSRIIAMQYLNILEAAMGYCAWKTQQDNILLRDFVRLFKHHQVCLEKFKKMEPKKSNKKVSDYSNTNSTMVGSGKAVISFKPENIWDLATVERILRISLDSITSYAKEENLKIFRGNRDLQEYVLKIASQKLEGLRTMPDYWQVTHSKRMFNHLCECTKLVYDRCVKKTTELVGNGGLNVAHAAVDCLKQGLTSAIELYERKFNDFLQLICCTIGTTFKKDLLIQLQTIVDEYFKDGAEPEPVGEKIVVGLLQCLELLYKSHSMAQEHLRQGYEWLQNFCINTKLKMKSFAIAHRILFDLRIRTQTGAYFDSVAMRLELKFGQIVAEETNPLFYFKSITSATAEPTFHYLCAIFRQQIEEIEHLILRTNSLMIRLKMFGLDDTDETSQLLKSIERSICSQLVHILGSLTHLCNANLPLGSIMDALIKLLLSLYGCLTNLTKHFLARHAIVPILYDVTKFNLVVKSSKPLASKIYDLIPFIEENIIGQDEDEEPPSSAKAKSNRDKVLRQTKLIPKLVFRIETYNKIVMQLSKKTKKDLTYLLHMGTVRDFRIKTSALVEAIQKTVTDGTLCGEEIEENEDVEPQLDPPNDDDSDEGNINPTACSNRSEVIGSVKKTKGIKSATSAEAQALQNLARLNERTRKAAKKRALENVNDDEGEATTASKKSKSTKKKIASKINKRVLEEVNREDNVAPVVSTATEGRAVTRARTLGMPLRTTRANGRS from the exons ATGCCTCCCAACCTTGCTCCAACCATCATCAAGCATGGACAGAAACGCAATTATGTCGAGTTGAAAGCATTGATGGAAAAAATCAATGCTACGCAG CTCGTCGATATGGTTGTTTCGAATATCGATACTATAGATGGTTACACGCTTTGGCATTTTGCTTTACTCGGCTTAGCTCATTCTGACCAATGCGCTAAAAAACGTTTCCAACTAGTCATGGCCGTTCTTCAGCATATGAATGTGGTGGAGCTTTCAacgaagcaaatgtttgataTTATAGCGCGCCTGTTAACTGATTTGCCATCGTTGAAGCCAGAGCAAATGGTGGAGATTTGTGAACTATGCATTGAATCTATTCGTGGTGGAGATCCAAAGTGCTTGAGCTGGAAACATTTACTACCGCAAGCTATCCTTCAATTGTGTAGCAACGCAGGAAGGTTAAACGCCAACGGGCTGCTTCTGACTGGGACAGAATATCGACAGAAGTTGCTGGAGGAAATATTCAAAATGAAACTGCAACCGGCTATCCTTACACCGTTATGTGGCATGTTTCGGGACCTGATACTTTCTCGTGATGAAACGAGCATTTTTGTCACGAAAATATCAGACAGCTTGAAACATACTGAGCCATTGGAATTACCTCCGTTGGTATGCCagttgtttcatgtttgcctGAAACACTCGAGTCTGCTTGTAGTGCCTTTGATGGCTCTACAAAAATACTTCCACAAGAATTACTACAAAAAACTATTGTCGAGTGAGAATAGCGATACTACAGACTTCGACAGCATTG ATCGTTATTCCGATAGCGAAATGCGTGAAGCGGAAGAAACAATCCTTTACCATCTGTCGAATGTGACTGAGTTTCGCGTTGATGAATCGCAAACGGTAGCCATGTTTAAACCTTTCCAGAATAACCCAGAAGTATTGCttactcctttttttgttgctgcactGCTCGCGATGAGCAGGATCAACCGGCAACCGGACACAACCGATGTCGTATCGTCTCCAATAATGGCCTTCCTGATAAAGCTGATAGCAATCAGCGAGAAGGAGCGTGAAATGTGCACTCAATCCGCTTGGTGTCAAGGACGCATTGAAACGTATACCGTTGCACGGATAGAGCAATTGTTTAGCGTTCTAACGGATAACAGTCAGGAGGGAAAAGAAGTCGTAACACCGGGTCTTATCCATTTGGCATTTGCCTTATTATTGACGAAAAAGCAGACTAAACTGCATGGCATTGCAATCAACTTCTTCCAGCTATTCATTAAGAAACGTTTCATTTTCGGCAATGGCATAATAGCGAAGATAAAAAAGTATCTGTTTGCAGATCTGGAGGAAACTCAGTTCCATACTTGTCTCACGACGCTCAGTCTAACAAACACGCTTACTGTTTCCGAGTGCACCAACACGATTCAATTCATCATGGACTACCTGCTGTTG ATAAACGGAACATATGCAATGCAGTTCATAGCATTTATATTCCCTTTGTTGCGCATTTCGCATTCCATTCGTGATCGCTACATCGAGGTTCTCCGGAAAGCGATGTACCATGG CGAAACTTCAACTCGTCTAatgggtgtgtttggattTTGCTCGCTTTTGAAGCAGTTAAAGAATAATAATTCTCGCCGCTCAGTAATGGGAAGTGCCGGCGGGAACTATACACAATTAAGTATTTCGGGAATGTCGTTGCTATCACAAGCCGCTTACGGATCGCCGAACAACCCTAACATACATTTCGATATGTTAACGCTAGAAATCATGGGCATACTTCGAAA ATGCTTCACACAGACGGTTGAGGTACGTGAAATGCTCTATGAAGCTCTGCGACGGGCGGCTGAATTCAACACGCAACTGCTACCGCACGTGCTGCAATTTATCGATTGGCACTTTGAAAGCTTCTTCGGTGAAAACCCGGAAGAATCGTTCCGAATTGAATTCGACAAAAGCGTTCGTTACAAGGGCGAAtacgacgaggacgaaccgtCGGATGAACAGCGTCCGATAGTAGTATATGACAATGTAGGTCGTCTGACGGCATTCATGGTGCACTGTGTGGTACTTTGTGATCAACATCATGTGCCACATGATACCAACGCTGTTAAAAAATCGCTTCAGCTAATTGTTGAAAGAATTGACAATTTGGGGACGAATGATATGGGTATA aCCGATCCTATGGATGGAAAAAGTCGCATAATTGCCATGCAATACCTAAATATCCTCGAAGCTGCTATGGGATATTGTGCATGGAAAACGCAACAGGATAACATTTTGCTGAGAGACTTTGTCCGTCTTTTCAAACATCATCAAGTTTGTCTTGAGAAATTTAAG aaaatggaaccgaagaaaagtaacaaaaaggTTTCGGACTACTCAAATACCAATTCAACAATGGTTGGATCAGGGAAGGCAGTAATTTCATTTAAACCGGAAAACATATGGGACTTGGCCACTGTTGAGAGAATTCTTCGAATATCACTCGA CTCAATCACTAGTTACGCGAAGGAGGAAAATCTGAAGATCTTTCGCGGTAATCGTGATTTACAGGAATATGTGCTGAAGATAGCTAGCCAAAAATTGGAAGGATTACGAACAATGCCCGACTACTGGCAAGTGACCCACAGCAAACGCATGTTTAACCATTTGTGCGAGTGTACAAAACTAGTGTACGATCGATGTGTAAAGAAAACTACCGAACTAGTTGGGAACGGTGGTCTAAATGTAGCACATGCCGCCGTAGATTGTTTGAAACAGGGACTCACATCTGCCATCGAactatatgaacgaaagtttaACGATTTTCTTCAGTTGATTT GCTGCACTATTGGAACTACCTTCAAGAAAGATCTTCTGATACAACTGCAAACGATCGTGGATGAATATTTCAAGGATGGAGctgaaccggaaccggtcggTGAAAAGATCGTCGTTGGACTTCTACAGTGCCTTGAGTTGTTGTACAAGTCGCATTCCATGGCACAAGAACATCTAAGACAGGGTTACGAATGGTTACAAAATTTTTGCATCAACACGAAGCTTAAGATGAAATCGTTTGCTATTGCACATCGTATATTGTTTGATCTACGCATCCGTACTCAAACGGGGGCCTACTTCGATTCGGTAGCAATGCGGCTAGAACTGAAATTTGGACAAATAGTTGCGGAGGAGACAAATCCGCTATTTTACTTTAAATCGATCACTTCGGCGACGGCTGAGCCAACGTTTCATTACCtgtgtgcaatttttcgaCAGCAGATTGAAGAAATCGAGCATCTTATCTTACGTACGAACAGTTTGATGATACGGTTGAAAATGTTCGGATTGGATGATACGGATGAGA CATCTCAGTTGTTAAAGTCTATCGAACGGTCAATTTGCTCGCAGCTGGTTCATATCTTGGGGTCGTTAACGCACCTGTGTAATGCTAATCTTCCGCTTGGATCAATAATGGATGCCCTTATAAAGCTGCTGCTTTCGTTGTATGGATGTCTTACAAACTTGACTAAACACTTTTTGGCCCGACATGCGATCGTTCCGATCTTGTACGATGTGACAAA GTTTAATTTGGTGGTTAAATCTTCCAAACCTCTCGCATCGAAGATATATGACCTTATACCTTTCATTGAAGAAAACATCATTGGACAGGACGAAGACGAAGAACCTCCCAGCTCAGCCAAGGCTAAGTCTAACCGCGATAAGGTGCTTCGACAGACTAAACTGATTCCCAAACTAGTGTTTCGCATTGAAACGTACAACAAAATCGTAATGCAGCTCAgtaagaaaacgaaaaaggatcTTACGTACCTGTTGCATATGGGAACGGTACGCGATTTTCGCATAAAAACGTCAGCGTTGGTTGAAGCCATTCAAAAAACGGTGACCGATGGGACATTGTGCGGAGAGGAGATTGAAGAGAACGAAGATGTAGAGCCACAGTTAGACCCGCCCAATGATGATGATAGCGATGAAGGTAATATAAATCCTACTGCATGCTCCAATCGTTCGGAAGTGATCGGTAGcgtaaagaaaacgaaaggTATTAAGTCCGCGACAAGTGCGGAAGCCCAGGCACTGCAAAATCTGGCTAGATTAAATGAACGCACAAGGAAAGCTGCTAAGAAACGAGCATTGGAAAATGTTAATGATGATGAGGGAGAAGCTACGacagcaagcaaaaaatcaaaatcaactaaaaagaaaatcgcttCGAAAATTAATAAGCGTGTGCTAGAGGAGGTTAATAGAGAAGACAATGTAGCTCCAGTAGTATCTACAGCAACCGAAGGACGAGCAGTGACACGTGCTCGCACGCTTGGCATGCCATTGCGAACCACTAGAGCCAATGGGAGGTCATAA
- the LOC128723943 gene encoding CD63 antigen-like, with translation MLKVFHVTASWSKIGFCIICTLLCYLSVFLLTISTMSRFQYEQLDVFMDIRMYRLILFLALVGTLCLMLAFIGFVGIWIGNRTVLHTFCWLLIIFSCLETTVAFIGYKQRHSIETQMESNLWYSVNNYPTDVNLQSYVDLLQMQVQCCGVNNYTDWLKEMPPDDITTHDKDIAALFVPLSCCDLTDNEKCSIFEAGCQNKMYDILYEVGHTVIVYTLMAIVIQLCAAACMLLLLPHLKFIKPNDENVFQTDTRSSFGYTKLQNIRESSDSP, from the exons ATGTTGAAAGTGTTTCACGTTACCGCGTCATGGTCCAAGATTGGTTTTTGCATAATCTGCACTTTACTATGC TATTTAAGTGTATTTTTACTGACTATCAGCACCATGAGCAGGTTTCAATATGAGCAGCTTGATGTGTTTATGGACATTAGAATGTACCGATTGATATTGTTTCTGGCATTGGTTGGCACACTTTGTCTAATGCTAGCATTCATAGGATTTGTTGGGATCTGGATAGGGAACCGAACTGTGCTGCATACG TTTTGTTGGCTATTAATCATCTTTTCTTGTTTGGAGACAACTGTGGCATTTATCGGTTACAAGCAACGACACAGCATAGAAACGCAAATGGAATCCAATTTATGGTACTCAGTGAACAACTACCCTACAGATGTTAATTTGCAATCATACGTTGATTTGCTGCAAATGCAG GTGCAATGTTGTGGAGTGAACAATTACACGGATTGGCTTAAAGAGATGCCCCCAGATGATATCACAACCCATGACAAGGATATTGCAGCATTGTTTGTTCCGCTTTCTTGTTGCGATCTCACGgataatgaaaaatgttcaataTTTGAAGCTGGGtgtcaaaacaaaatgtacgaTATTTTATACGAAGTTGGACATACGGTGATAGTATATACGCTAATGGCGATAGTAATACAG TTGTGTGCAGCCGCTTGTATGCTTTTACTGTTGCCCCATCTGAAGTTTATTAAACCCAACGATGAAAACGTATTTCAGACGGATACGAGGAGCTCATTTGGTTATACAAAGTTACAAAACATTCGTGAGTCAAGCGATTCACCCTAG